Genomic segment of uncultured Tolumonas sp.:
AGATTATTCGGAATACCGTTCGGGTCCTCGCCAATAGATCCGGATGGATGCGCTCCTACTGGGTTAAAATAACGTAAAAGTACAATACCCCAGCGAGAGTCGGCTTTTGACACGTCACGGAGGATCTCTTCAACCATTAATTTGGAGCGGCCATAAGGGTTTGTCGCTGACAAAGGAAAGCTTTCGTTAATTGGTACCGCGTGTGGATCACCATAAACGGTAGCTGAAGAACTGAATACTAAATCAAACACATTATGCTGTTGCATAACTTCGCACAGCGTTAGCGTAGCTGCAATATTGTTTTGGTAGTATTTGAGGGGTAAGCGGGTTGATTCACCAACGGCTTTCAAGCCTGCAAAATGGATAACCGATTTGATCTCATGTTGCTGGAATATGTGAGTAAGCGTATCAGCATCACGGACATCTGCCTCATAAAAAACAGGCGATTTGCCAGTCAAAGCTTGAATTCGATTAAGTACTTCTGGGTGTGAATTACAAAAATTATCAACAACTACAACGTTATAACCTGCTTGTAGTAATTCGACTGTAGTGTGACTACCAATATAGCCAGCCCCACCAGTTACTAGAATGGTCATACTAAATTTTACCTGTAGGCAGTTTTATTCGTGTATATTAATTTTTATAATGTGTAACCTGTTTCTCTCTGTCATTGTAAACAGGGGACACGATATTGACTACCCTTCTTTTTATTCAGTGTTGATTATATGAGTGCTAACACTTACTGTTACTCGATAAAAAAAGACACTTTATTAAATAATCCATGATCATTGATGACACTAATATGGTGTAAGCCTATACGGTCGAAGGCAATGCGAATGCTCTGATTATTTTGAGTTATCCCTACTAAATTTTGATCTTTGAACCAATAGTGAATCCCCTGCCCGCCTGATGCTTTAACTGAAATAATGAGTGGGCTAGCTCCTACTCTGCGAATTGCAGCCCCCTCTTTTACGCCACTAATTAGCAGCTGGCTTTGTAATTGCGTTTCAGTCACAGGGCAATCGGGAGACACTGGCGGTAAACGATTTTCCCGCCACTCCTGTGCTGGTAACCATGGTTCCAGTATTGCTGGCCACAGATCGATTGTTTTCTGTGTTGTATACGAGCATTCGGGGCGAACCCGCCCCCCTCCCTTATTTAACCACACGCTAACTTGCTGCATTTCGTTCATGGTTTGTTCTGATGACCGCAACGTTGGTGGAACAGCCTTATCAAGTATCCATGCTTTATGTGCCTGACGACAGTTTGTATCTGTTAGCGGTAAGATTTGTCCTGATGGCCAACAGATAGTTGCGGTTGAAACACTATTCGGTTT
This window contains:
- the galE gene encoding UDP-glucose 4-epimerase GalE, whose translation is MTILVTGGAGYIGSHTTVELLQAGYNVVVVDNFCNSHPEVLNRIQALTGKSPVFYEADVRDADTLTHIFQQHEIKSVIHFAGLKAVGESTRLPLKYYQNNIAATLTLCEVMQQHNVFDLVFSSSATVYGDPHAVPINESFPLSATNPYGRSKLMVEEILRDVSKADSRWGIVLLRYFNPVGAHPSGSIGEDPNGIPNNLLPFISQVAIGRLPQLSVFGNDYSTPDGTGVRDYIHVVDLAIGHIKAIERIKRERGVLTYNLGTGQGYSVLEMVNAFKLVSDKKITYQIVARRPGDIAECWADPTYAATDLGWKAERGLQNMMLDAWRWQSQNPNGYEE